One Brassica napus cultivar Da-Ae chromosome C2, Da-Ae, whole genome shotgun sequence DNA window includes the following coding sequences:
- the LOC106382728 gene encoding kinesin-like protein KIN-4C isoform X2 — translation MEATECVRVAVNVRPLITPELLNGCTDCITVSPNEPQVHIGSHTFTYDFVFGSGGYPSLEIYDHCVAPLVDALFNGYNATVLAYGQTGSGKTYTMGTNYGGDGTSGGIIPRVMEDIFTKAEATKDSTELLIRVSFIEIFKEDVFDLLDSNSPPLLRNDGGVHAKNVALSRAPIQIRETASGGITLAGVTEAEVKTKEEMGSYLAKGSLCRATACTNMNSQSSRSHAIFTITLEQKKFSSSLGTTEGGGEDILCAKLHLVDLAGSERAKRTGADGMRLKEGIHINKGLLALGNVISALGDERKRKEGGHVPYRDSKLTRLLQDSLGGNSKTVMIACVSPADTNAEETLNTLKYANRARNIQNKAVINRDPGAAQMQKMRSQIEQLQTELLFYRGDSGAFDELQMLKHKVTLLEASNRELQNELKERRVTCEHLSKRAYDAQVEKDKLILTIESVRSGKSLDEIETSQNEDAGLINNYVSKIQELEGELLHFKNLNPTNCQYSDSIDPFDDGPRSSNVLFPSSNELADCEDSVIDVIDESEFQEKELEHCSVQEKLDMELKELDKRLQEKEAEMKSHSNAGTSVLKKHYEKKVHELEQEKRALQREIEGLRQNLASIPSAPGDGGAQKLKDSYLQKLNMLETQVSELKKKQDGQSQLLRQKQKSDDAARKLQDDIHRIKSQKVQLQQKIKQESEQFRAWKASREKEVMQLKKEERRNKYEMHKLVALNHKQKLVLQRKTEEASQATKRLKELLETRKASSRETLSGTGVNGPGTQALMQAIEHEIEVTVRVHEVRSEYERQTEERARMAKEVAMLREENELLKNAKISVHGDTMSPGARNSRIFALENMLATSSSTLVSMASQLSEAEERERVFGGRGRWNQVRTLGDAKNIMNYLFNLASSARCLVRDKDVACRDKDVDCRDKDILIRDLKEKIVKFSSFVRHLEFQKEELLEQVKAQASALEKWAAQESLDREHELKNPEVRNSVLVNEDMDTCSDSEESEHERDDPDFDDEWKPEQESERDSEQESVIKQNRRRYSKLGRGSSSVMLRRSFEEKLDTDEEVKPMTPFGVCCTCTRKSSCKTMKCQCLAVNGYCGPSCGCSSLKCSNRNTSGEQNISTSEFNEEDREHQQQALASRGALLLRTALADKSVDETNGNEGAKGRRKPLSDIGNTTGKSNVPKPYQRKTLKKPVLQIVVDPPPPTSSQEEAHPVVLDEANGMKLKLPRAMTSVSSNGSNLLRERNADQSVVGESVSNSDRASGSITSDEKENHTSRRI, via the exons ATGGAGGCCACGGAGTGCGTCAGGGTCGCCGTCAACGTCCGTCCGTTAATCACGCCGGAGCTTCTTAACGGATGCACCGATTGCATCACAGTCTCTCCCAACGAGCCACAG GTGCATATAGGGTCACACACGTTCACGTATGATTTCGTCTTTGGCAGTGGTGGTTACCCTTCTTTGGAGATTTATGATCACTGTGTTGCTCCACTTGTGGATGCTTTATTCAATGGATACAATGCCACCGTTCTCGCTTACGGTCAG ACTGGTTCAGGTAAAACGTATACCATGGGTACTAATTACGGTGGAGATGGAACTAGTGGTGGTATTATACCAAGAGTGATGGaagatatatttacaaaagCGGAAGCAACCAAAGACTCAACCGAACTTCTCATACGTGTGTCTTTTATTGAG ATTTTTAAGGAAGACGTTTTTGATCTGCTTGACTCGAACTCACCACCCCTCCTAAGAAACGATGGTGGGGTTCATGCCAAGAACGTTGCCCTCTCTAGAGCTCCCATTCAGATAAGAGAAACTGCCAGTGGAGGAATCACTTTGGCTGGTGTTACTGAAGCAGAAGTGAAGACAAAGGAGGAGATGGGTTCTTATCTAGCAAAGGGCTCTCTTTGCCGTGCTACTGCCTGCACAAACATGAATAGCCAATCAAG TCGGTCCCATGCAATCTTCACGATCACTCTTGAACAGAAGAAATTTTCCAGTTCTTTAGGAACGACTGAAGGTGGTGGTGAAGATATACTATGTGCAAAACTTCACTTGGTTGATCTAGCTGGATCAGAGCGTGCAAAAAGAACAGGAGCAGATGGAATGCGCTTGAAAGAAG GCATTCACATCAACAAAGGTTTATTGGCGCTAGGAAATGTAATCAGTGCATTAGGAgatgagagaaagagaaaggaagGAGGCCATGTTCCTTACCGTGACAGCAAGCTAACGCGTTTGCTTCag GATTCTCTTGGTGGCAATAGCAAAACGGTGATGATCG CATGTGTGAGTCCAGCTGATACAAATGCTGAGGAGACCCTAAATACTTTGAAATATGCAAACCGTGCACGTAACATACAAAACAAAGCAGTG ATCAATCGAGACCCAGGAGCCGCACAGATGCAGAAAATGCGGAGTCAAATCGAGCAGCTGCAGACAGAACTCTTGTTCTATCGAGGTGACAGTGGTGCTTTTGATGAGCTCCAG ATGCTCAAGCATAAAGTAACGCTGCTTGAGGCAAGCAACCGTGAGCTACAAAATGAGCTTAAAGAACGGAGAGTTACCTGTGAGCATTTATCAAAGCGTGCTTATGATGCTCAG GTTGAAAAGGACAAGCTTATATTGACAATTGAATCTGTACGCAGTGGTAAATCCTTGGATGAGATTGAAACAAGCCAAAATGAG GATGCTGGTTTGATCAACAACTATGTTTCAAAAATTCAAGAGTTAGAAGGAGAGCTGTTACACTTCAAAAACTTGAATCCCACTAATTGCCAGTATAGTGATTCTATTGATCCCTTTGACGATGGACCCCGCTCAAGTAACGTTTTGTTCCCCTCATCTAACGAGTTGGCGGATTGTGAAGACTCAGTGATCGACGTCATAG ATGAAAGCGAGTTTCAAGAAAAGGAACTTGAACATTGCTCAGTTCAAGAAAAATTGGACATGGAGCTTAAAGAATTGGATAAGAGGCTTCAAGAAAAGGAG GCTGAAATGAAGAGTCATTCGAATGCTGGTACGTCTGTTCTCAAAAAACATTACGAGAAAAAGGTTCACGAGCTTGAACAGGAAAAAAGAGCGTTGCAG AGAGAAATTGAAGGTTTGAGACAGAACCTTGCTAGTATACCATCTGCCCCAGGGGATGGTGGTGCCCAGAAATTGAAGGACTCGTATCTTCAGAAACTGAACATGCTTGAAACTCAG GTTTCTGAGTTGAAAAAGAAACAAGATGGACAATCTCAACTGTTGAGGCAAAAGCAAAAAAGTGACGACGCAGCAAGAAAACTGCAAGATGATATACACAGAATTAAGTCTCAGAAG GTGCAACTGCAGCAAAAAATTAAGCAAGAGTCGGAACAATTCAGGGCTTGGAAGGCTTCAAGAGAGAAGGAAGTCATGCAG cTCAAAAAAGAGGAAAGGAGAAATAAGTATGAGATGCACAAACTCGTCGCTTTGAATCACAAACAGAAGCTG GTTTTGCAAAGAAAGACAGAAGAAGCATCTCAGGCGACAAAAAGACTTAAAGAGCTTTTAGAAACTCGAAAGGCGTCTTCACGCGAGACATTAA GTGGTACAGGTGTGAATGGTCCAGGAACTCAG GCACTGATGCAAGCAATCGAGCATGAGATTGAAGTCACGGTTCGGGTTCACGAAGTGCGTTCTGAATACGAAAGGCAAACGGAGGA GAGAGCAAGAATGGCGAAGGAAGTTGCAATGCTAAGAGAAGAAAACGAGTTGCTCAAGAATGCCAAGATAAG CGTTCATGGCGATACCATGTCTCCCGGTGCAAGAAACTCGAGGATTTTCGCTCTGGAGAATATGCTTGCGACCTCTTCAAGCACACTCGTCTCCATGGCATCGCAATTATCCGAAGCAGAGGAACGGGAGCGTGTGTTTGGTGGAAGAGGAAGGTGGAACCAAGTCCGAACATTAGGTGACGCCAAGAATATCATGAACTATCTGTTCAATTTGGCATCAAGTGCAAG gTGTTTAGTTCGGGATAAAGATGTGGCCTGCAGAGACAAGGACGTGGACTGCAGAGATAAAGACATCCTTATCAGAGACCTGAAAGAAAAAATAGTAAAGTTTAGTAGTTTTGTTAGACACTTGGAGTTCCAAAAAGAAGAACTCCTGGAACAGGTGAAGGCACAG GCCTCTGCATTGGAGAAATGGGCTGCACAGGAGAGTCTAGACAGGGAGCACGAGTTGAAAAATCCTGAAGTTAGAAACTCGGTTCTGGTTAATGAGGACATGGACACATGCTCGGATTCTGAAGAGTCCGAGCATGAACGGGATGATCCTGATTTTGACGACGAGTGGAAACCTGAGCAGGAATCAGAGCGTGATTCCGAACAAGAATCAGTGATCAAGCAGAACAGGAGACGGTACTCCAAACTGGGAAGAGGGAGCTCTAGCGTGATGCTGAGGCGTTCATTTGAAGAGAAGTTGGACACTGATGAGGAAGTGAAACCCATGACACCGTTTGGTGTTTGTTGCACTTGTACGAGGAAGTCCTCTTGCAAGACGATGAAGTGTCAGTGCCTAGCTGTAAACGGGTATTGTGGCCCATCATGTGGATGCTCTTCTCTCAAGTGCTCCAACAGAAACACAAGCGGAGAGCAGAACATCTCCACCTCGGAATTTAATGAAGAGGACAGAGAACACCAACAACAAGCTCTTGCTTCACGTGGAGCTTTGCTGCTTCGAACCGCTCTTGCTGACAAGTCAGTGGATGAGACTAATGGTAACGAAGGAgccaaaggaagaagaaaacctctgTCAGACATAGGAAACACTACG GGTAAGTCCAATGTGCCAAAGCCATACCAAAGAAAGACACTGAAGAAGCCTGTCCTTCAGATTGTTGTGGACCCACCACCACCAACCTCATCTCAGGAGGAAGCTCATCCGGTGGTTTTGGATGAAGCAAACGGTATGAAACTGAAGCTACCGAGGGCGATGACGTCAGTGTCTTCTAACGGCAGCAACTTGCTGAGGGAAAGAAATGCGGACCAAAGTGTAGTAGGAGAATCAGTCAGTAATAGTGATAGGGCAAGTGGAAGTATAACTTCAGATGAAAAGGAGAACCACACTAGCCGCCGGATCTAA
- the LOC106382728 gene encoding kinesin-like protein KIN-4C isoform X1, whose protein sequence is MEATECVRVAVNVRPLITPELLNGCTDCITVSPNEPQVHIGSHTFTYDFVFGSGGYPSLEIYDHCVAPLVDALFNGYNATVLAYGQTGSGKTYTMGTNYGGDGTSGGIIPRVMEDIFTKAEATKDSTELLIRVSFIEIFKEDVFDLLDSNSPPLLRNDGGVHAKNVALSRAPIQIRETASGGITLAGVTEAEVKTKEEMGSYLAKGSLCRATACTNMNSQSSRSHAIFTITLEQKKFSSSLGTTEGGGEDILCAKLHLVDLAGSERAKRTGADGMRLKEGIHINKGLLALGNVISALGDERKRKEGGHVPYRDSKLTRLLQDSLGGNSKTVMIACVSPADTNAEETLNTLKYANRARNIQNKAVINRDPGAAQMQKMRSQIEQLQTELLFYRGDSGAFDELQMLKHKVTLLEASNRELQNELKERRVTCEHLSKRAYDAQVEKDKLILTIESVRSGKSLDEIETSQNEDAGLINNYVSKIQELEGELLHFKNLNPTNCQYSDSIDPFDDGPRSSNVLFPSSNELADCEDSVIDVIDESEFQEKELEHCSVQEKLDMELKELDKRLQEKEAEMKSHSNAGTSVLKKHYEKKVHELEQEKRALQREIEGLRQNLASIPSAPGDGGAQKLKDSYLQKLNMLETQVSELKKKQDGQSQLLRQKQKSDDAARKLQDDIHRIKSQKVQLQQKIKQESEQFRAWKASREKEVMQLKKEERRNKYEMHKLVALNHKQKLVLQRKTEEASQATKRLKELLETRKASSRETLSGTGVNGPGTQALMQAIEHEIEVTVRVHEVRSEYERQTEERARMAKEVAMLREENELLKNAKISSVHGDTMSPGARNSRIFALENMLATSSSTLVSMASQLSEAEERERVFGGRGRWNQVRTLGDAKNIMNYLFNLASSARCLVRDKDVACRDKDVDCRDKDILIRDLKEKIVKFSSFVRHLEFQKEELLEQVKAQASALEKWAAQESLDREHELKNPEVRNSVLVNEDMDTCSDSEESEHERDDPDFDDEWKPEQESERDSEQESVIKQNRRRYSKLGRGSSSVMLRRSFEEKLDTDEEVKPMTPFGVCCTCTRKSSCKTMKCQCLAVNGYCGPSCGCSSLKCSNRNTSGEQNISTSEFNEEDREHQQQALASRGALLLRTALADKSVDETNGNEGAKGRRKPLSDIGNTTGKSNVPKPYQRKTLKKPVLQIVVDPPPPTSSQEEAHPVVLDEANGMKLKLPRAMTSVSSNGSNLLRERNADQSVVGESVSNSDRASGSITSDEKENHTSRRI, encoded by the exons ATGGAGGCCACGGAGTGCGTCAGGGTCGCCGTCAACGTCCGTCCGTTAATCACGCCGGAGCTTCTTAACGGATGCACCGATTGCATCACAGTCTCTCCCAACGAGCCACAG GTGCATATAGGGTCACACACGTTCACGTATGATTTCGTCTTTGGCAGTGGTGGTTACCCTTCTTTGGAGATTTATGATCACTGTGTTGCTCCACTTGTGGATGCTTTATTCAATGGATACAATGCCACCGTTCTCGCTTACGGTCAG ACTGGTTCAGGTAAAACGTATACCATGGGTACTAATTACGGTGGAGATGGAACTAGTGGTGGTATTATACCAAGAGTGATGGaagatatatttacaaaagCGGAAGCAACCAAAGACTCAACCGAACTTCTCATACGTGTGTCTTTTATTGAG ATTTTTAAGGAAGACGTTTTTGATCTGCTTGACTCGAACTCACCACCCCTCCTAAGAAACGATGGTGGGGTTCATGCCAAGAACGTTGCCCTCTCTAGAGCTCCCATTCAGATAAGAGAAACTGCCAGTGGAGGAATCACTTTGGCTGGTGTTACTGAAGCAGAAGTGAAGACAAAGGAGGAGATGGGTTCTTATCTAGCAAAGGGCTCTCTTTGCCGTGCTACTGCCTGCACAAACATGAATAGCCAATCAAG TCGGTCCCATGCAATCTTCACGATCACTCTTGAACAGAAGAAATTTTCCAGTTCTTTAGGAACGACTGAAGGTGGTGGTGAAGATATACTATGTGCAAAACTTCACTTGGTTGATCTAGCTGGATCAGAGCGTGCAAAAAGAACAGGAGCAGATGGAATGCGCTTGAAAGAAG GCATTCACATCAACAAAGGTTTATTGGCGCTAGGAAATGTAATCAGTGCATTAGGAgatgagagaaagagaaaggaagGAGGCCATGTTCCTTACCGTGACAGCAAGCTAACGCGTTTGCTTCag GATTCTCTTGGTGGCAATAGCAAAACGGTGATGATCG CATGTGTGAGTCCAGCTGATACAAATGCTGAGGAGACCCTAAATACTTTGAAATATGCAAACCGTGCACGTAACATACAAAACAAAGCAGTG ATCAATCGAGACCCAGGAGCCGCACAGATGCAGAAAATGCGGAGTCAAATCGAGCAGCTGCAGACAGAACTCTTGTTCTATCGAGGTGACAGTGGTGCTTTTGATGAGCTCCAG ATGCTCAAGCATAAAGTAACGCTGCTTGAGGCAAGCAACCGTGAGCTACAAAATGAGCTTAAAGAACGGAGAGTTACCTGTGAGCATTTATCAAAGCGTGCTTATGATGCTCAG GTTGAAAAGGACAAGCTTATATTGACAATTGAATCTGTACGCAGTGGTAAATCCTTGGATGAGATTGAAACAAGCCAAAATGAG GATGCTGGTTTGATCAACAACTATGTTTCAAAAATTCAAGAGTTAGAAGGAGAGCTGTTACACTTCAAAAACTTGAATCCCACTAATTGCCAGTATAGTGATTCTATTGATCCCTTTGACGATGGACCCCGCTCAAGTAACGTTTTGTTCCCCTCATCTAACGAGTTGGCGGATTGTGAAGACTCAGTGATCGACGTCATAG ATGAAAGCGAGTTTCAAGAAAAGGAACTTGAACATTGCTCAGTTCAAGAAAAATTGGACATGGAGCTTAAAGAATTGGATAAGAGGCTTCAAGAAAAGGAG GCTGAAATGAAGAGTCATTCGAATGCTGGTACGTCTGTTCTCAAAAAACATTACGAGAAAAAGGTTCACGAGCTTGAACAGGAAAAAAGAGCGTTGCAG AGAGAAATTGAAGGTTTGAGACAGAACCTTGCTAGTATACCATCTGCCCCAGGGGATGGTGGTGCCCAGAAATTGAAGGACTCGTATCTTCAGAAACTGAACATGCTTGAAACTCAG GTTTCTGAGTTGAAAAAGAAACAAGATGGACAATCTCAACTGTTGAGGCAAAAGCAAAAAAGTGACGACGCAGCAAGAAAACTGCAAGATGATATACACAGAATTAAGTCTCAGAAG GTGCAACTGCAGCAAAAAATTAAGCAAGAGTCGGAACAATTCAGGGCTTGGAAGGCTTCAAGAGAGAAGGAAGTCATGCAG cTCAAAAAAGAGGAAAGGAGAAATAAGTATGAGATGCACAAACTCGTCGCTTTGAATCACAAACAGAAGCTG GTTTTGCAAAGAAAGACAGAAGAAGCATCTCAGGCGACAAAAAGACTTAAAGAGCTTTTAGAAACTCGAAAGGCGTCTTCACGCGAGACATTAA GTGGTACAGGTGTGAATGGTCCAGGAACTCAG GCACTGATGCAAGCAATCGAGCATGAGATTGAAGTCACGGTTCGGGTTCACGAAGTGCGTTCTGAATACGAAAGGCAAACGGAGGA GAGAGCAAGAATGGCGAAGGAAGTTGCAATGCTAAGAGAAGAAAACGAGTTGCTCAAGAATGCCAAGATAAG CAGCGTTCATGGCGATACCATGTCTCCCGGTGCAAGAAACTCGAGGATTTTCGCTCTGGAGAATATGCTTGCGACCTCTTCAAGCACACTCGTCTCCATGGCATCGCAATTATCCGAAGCAGAGGAACGGGAGCGTGTGTTTGGTGGAAGAGGAAGGTGGAACCAAGTCCGAACATTAGGTGACGCCAAGAATATCATGAACTATCTGTTCAATTTGGCATCAAGTGCAAG gTGTTTAGTTCGGGATAAAGATGTGGCCTGCAGAGACAAGGACGTGGACTGCAGAGATAAAGACATCCTTATCAGAGACCTGAAAGAAAAAATAGTAAAGTTTAGTAGTTTTGTTAGACACTTGGAGTTCCAAAAAGAAGAACTCCTGGAACAGGTGAAGGCACAG GCCTCTGCATTGGAGAAATGGGCTGCACAGGAGAGTCTAGACAGGGAGCACGAGTTGAAAAATCCTGAAGTTAGAAACTCGGTTCTGGTTAATGAGGACATGGACACATGCTCGGATTCTGAAGAGTCCGAGCATGAACGGGATGATCCTGATTTTGACGACGAGTGGAAACCTGAGCAGGAATCAGAGCGTGATTCCGAACAAGAATCAGTGATCAAGCAGAACAGGAGACGGTACTCCAAACTGGGAAGAGGGAGCTCTAGCGTGATGCTGAGGCGTTCATTTGAAGAGAAGTTGGACACTGATGAGGAAGTGAAACCCATGACACCGTTTGGTGTTTGTTGCACTTGTACGAGGAAGTCCTCTTGCAAGACGATGAAGTGTCAGTGCCTAGCTGTAAACGGGTATTGTGGCCCATCATGTGGATGCTCTTCTCTCAAGTGCTCCAACAGAAACACAAGCGGAGAGCAGAACATCTCCACCTCGGAATTTAATGAAGAGGACAGAGAACACCAACAACAAGCTCTTGCTTCACGTGGAGCTTTGCTGCTTCGAACCGCTCTTGCTGACAAGTCAGTGGATGAGACTAATGGTAACGAAGGAgccaaaggaagaagaaaacctctgTCAGACATAGGAAACACTACG GGTAAGTCCAATGTGCCAAAGCCATACCAAAGAAAGACACTGAAGAAGCCTGTCCTTCAGATTGTTGTGGACCCACCACCACCAACCTCATCTCAGGAGGAAGCTCATCCGGTGGTTTTGGATGAAGCAAACGGTATGAAACTGAAGCTACCGAGGGCGATGACGTCAGTGTCTTCTAACGGCAGCAACTTGCTGAGGGAAAGAAATGCGGACCAAAGTGTAGTAGGAGAATCAGTCAGTAATAGTGATAGGGCAAGTGGAAGTATAACTTCAGATGAAAAGGAGAACCACACTAGCCGCCGGATCTAA
- the LOC106369986 gene encoding transcription factor TCP5-like: MRSRDCDEDEIQANQEGDHNHQLNLNSMFQPQNQPSSVPTSRQWTSAFRNPRIVRVSRTFGGKDRHSKVCTVRGLRDRRIRLSVPTAIQVYDLQDRLGLSQPSKVIDWLLEAAKDDVDELPPLQFPQGFNQMYPSLIFGESSSTSAASAFPGTNLGFLESWDLGGSSSRTRTRIADTTTTTPRESFDLDKGKWIKQDENNNHQDHGFDTSHQNFSLTNPYNNSNASSYYNLGHLQNSLDQSGNNVTVAIPNVPYNNNLNLPPPPTMSSLFPMYPSFLGASHHVVDGAGNLQLFSSNANRNNR, encoded by the exons ATGAGATCAAGAGACTGCGATGAAGATGAgattcaagcaaatcaagaaGGAGATCATAATCatcaattaaatttaaacaGCATGTTCCAGCCGCAGAATCAGCCAAGTTCAGTACCAACATCGAGGCAATGGACCTCAGCTTTTAGGAATCCAAGAATCGTACGAGTTTCAAGAACTTTTGGTGGCAAAGACAGACACAGCAAAGTCTGCACAGTCCGTGGCCTTAGAGACCGGAGGATAAGGTTGTCCGTACCAACAGCGATTCAGGTTTACGACCTTCAAGATAGATTAGGGCTGAGTCAGCCAAGCAAAGTCATTGATTGGTTACTCGAAGCAGCAAAAGATGATGTCGACGAGCTCCCTCCTTTACAATTCCCACAAGGGTTTAACCAAATGTATCCAAGTCTCATCTTCGGAGAATCATCATCAACCTCAGCAGCATCAGCATTTCCAG GTACCAATTTAGGTTTCTTGGAAAGTTGGGATCTCGGGGGCTCTtcttcaagaacaagaacaagaattGCTGatactacaacaacaacaccgCGAGAGAGTTTTGATCTAGATAAAGggaaatggatcaaacaagatGAGAATAATAATCATCAAGATCATGGTTTCGACACTAGTCATCAAAATTTCTCTCTGACCAATCCTTACAACAACAGCAATGCTTCCTCTTACTACAACCTCGGACATCTTCAAAACTCGCTAGACCAATCCGGTAATAACGTTACTGTCGCAATACCTAATGTTCCTTATAATAATAATCTCAATTTGCCTCCTCCTCCGACAATGAGCTCTCTATTTCCGATGTATCCTTCGTTCCTCGGAGCTTCTCATCATGTCGTTGATGGAGCTGGGAATCTACAGCTCTTTAGCTCCAATGCTAATCGCAACAACAGATGA